A genome region from Brassica oleracea var. oleracea cultivar TO1000 chromosome C2, BOL, whole genome shotgun sequence includes the following:
- the LOC106326033 gene encoding protein POLAR LOCALIZATION DURING ASYMMETRIC DIVISION AND REDISTRIBUTION isoform X2, with the protein MDGGGGCMRIRFPSPRRAVARLFNSKEKIKRKKKATVESHVRDCDSMRIINFSEDGRHGVGQSTDSSPSTIGSVKGREFLFNIGVTCYLLHLISTGREEVHKILDLRNDLEKLLECQNDEMRRKHQEFIKIRDNIEKLLEFHNDELRRKQEQCETSSEVVDSPESSTTDHYYSPQFLYTSLSEREGSLKHYVYKEGDEDSGGEMDQLEAELEAEFELLQIGQDHEDNYSKQLVSEKGEDSEEMRFRYMSSGPVLEEQQGVCPYELERRLHELMEIRQEEEINELQSALEDAKKRLHVKEAEASWWKDTAYIVSDHIPKPSRITSNSQTRCYPLSR; encoded by the exons ATGGATGGCGGAGGAGGTTGCATGCGGATCAGGTTTCCATCGCCACGGAGAGCCGTGGCTCGGTTGTTTAACTCAAAGGAGAAGATCAAAAGGAAGAAAAAGGCTACGGTGGAAAGCCATGTGAGAGACTGTGACTCGATGAGAATCATAAACTTCTCAGAGGATGGTCGTCATGGAGTTGGCCAATCTACAGATTCGTCTCCAAGCACGATCGGTTCAG TGAAAGGAAGGGAGTTTTTGTTCAACATTGGAGTGACTTGTTATCTCCTACATCTGATTAGCACTGGTAGAGAAGAGGTTCACAAGATCCTCGACCTACGTAACGATCTAGAGAAGCTTCTTGAATGTCAAAACGACGAAATGAGGCGAAAACATCAAGAGTTTATTAAGATACGCGACAATATAGAGAAACTATTAGAGTTTCACAATGATGAGCTGAGGCGAAAACAAGAGCAGTGTGAAACCTCAAGTGAAGTTGTAGACAGTCCAGAATCTTCTACTACTGATCACTATTACTCCCCACAGTTCTTGTATACATCTTTGAGTGAACGTGAAGGTTCTTTGAAACATTATGTATACAAGGAAGGGGATGAGGATTCTGGAGGAGAAATGGATCAGCTAGAAGCAGAACTCGAAGCTGAGTTTGAGCTTCTTCAGATTGGTCAGGACCACGAGGATAACTATTCTAAACAGTTGGTTTCAGAGAAGGGTGAAGATTCAGAAGAAATGAGGTTCAGGTACATGTCCTCAGGACCAGTACTGGAGGAACAACAAGGAGTGTGTCCTTATGAGTTGGAGAGAAGGCTACACGAGCTCATGGAGATAAGACAAGAAGAGGAGATAAATGAGCTGCAGAGTGCGTTGGAAGACGCTAAGAAAAGGCTTCATGTGAAGGAGGCTGAAGCTTCTTGGTGGAAAGACACTGCTTATATAGTCTCTGACCATATTCCAAAACCTTCTAGAATCACCTCCAACTCTCAAACTCGTTGTTACCCTCTCTCTAGGTAA
- the LOC106326033 gene encoding protein POLAR LOCALIZATION DURING ASYMMETRIC DIVISION AND REDISTRIBUTION isoform X1, with product MDGGGGCMRIRFPSPRRAVARLFNSKEKIKRKKKATVESHVRDCDSMRIINFSEDGRHGVGQSTDSSPSTIGSEVKGREFLFNIGVTCYLLHLISTGREEVHKILDLRNDLEKLLECQNDEMRRKHQEFIKIRDNIEKLLEFHNDELRRKQEQCETSSEVVDSPESSTTDHYYSPQFLYTSLSEREGSLKHYVYKEGDEDSGGEMDQLEAELEAEFELLQIGQDHEDNYSKQLVSEKGEDSEEMRFRYMSSGPVLEEQQGVCPYELERRLHELMEIRQEEEINELQSALEDAKKRLHVKEAEASWWKDTAYIVSDHIPKPSRITSNSQTRCYPLSR from the exons ATGGATGGCGGAGGAGGTTGCATGCGGATCAGGTTTCCATCGCCACGGAGAGCCGTGGCTCGGTTGTTTAACTCAAAGGAGAAGATCAAAAGGAAGAAAAAGGCTACGGTGGAAAGCCATGTGAGAGACTGTGACTCGATGAGAATCATAAACTTCTCAGAGGATGGTCGTCATGGAGTTGGCCAATCTACAGATTCGTCTCCAAGCACGATCGGTTCAG AAGTGAAAGGAAGGGAGTTTTTGTTCAACATTGGAGTGACTTGTTATCTCCTACATCTGATTAGCACTGGTAGAGAAGAGGTTCACAAGATCCTCGACCTACGTAACGATCTAGAGAAGCTTCTTGAATGTCAAAACGACGAAATGAGGCGAAAACATCAAGAGTTTATTAAGATACGCGACAATATAGAGAAACTATTAGAGTTTCACAATGATGAGCTGAGGCGAAAACAAGAGCAGTGTGAAACCTCAAGTGAAGTTGTAGACAGTCCAGAATCTTCTACTACTGATCACTATTACTCCCCACAGTTCTTGTATACATCTTTGAGTGAACGTGAAGGTTCTTTGAAACATTATGTATACAAGGAAGGGGATGAGGATTCTGGAGGAGAAATGGATCAGCTAGAAGCAGAACTCGAAGCTGAGTTTGAGCTTCTTCAGATTGGTCAGGACCACGAGGATAACTATTCTAAACAGTTGGTTTCAGAGAAGGGTGAAGATTCAGAAGAAATGAGGTTCAGGTACATGTCCTCAGGACCAGTACTGGAGGAACAACAAGGAGTGTGTCCTTATGAGTTGGAGAGAAGGCTACACGAGCTCATGGAGATAAGACAAGAAGAGGAGATAAATGAGCTGCAGAGTGCGTTGGAAGACGCTAAGAAAAGGCTTCATGTGAAGGAGGCTGAAGCTTCTTGGTGGAAAGACACTGCTTATATAGTCTCTGACCATATTCCAAAACCTTCTAGAATCACCTCCAACTCTCAAACTCGTTGTTACCCTCTCTCTAGGTAA
- the LOC106322522 gene encoding serine/threonine-protein phosphatase 7 inactive homolog, giving the protein MPSPEISKRVLDAKLEACRFAFLKLSAVKTTKMKSYKQLRTLLMLKEISRRGADRDFLKDSENSVTRILCSVLKQVVSNADRSLKSLRGFHYETLDEQEKQHVNRMISSVQGMCSRKYEPETVDHHLDDMTEPMEMEIYLGNGDDSFSDIVLEPITWPLESQLTPEWVESLTGLLNQFTWKNSVPSEFPSTLPFSVAVSLVDCAAQILDKEPNCVRISCCGDSSRVVVVGDLHGQFHDLLKIFDQSGRPSESQWFVFNGNYIGRGGSWSLEVFLVLLAWKILMPERVFLLRGSSETRVSAEELGFLKETCDRYGDQGQVLYSKCIDCFGMLPLASVVADSVYTTHGGLFQSSEVHEDSAPLLLGSLEELEKVERRQVGENVTLDHVLWSCPWMADGLSESNYKGLLWGADCTESFLKQSNLKVIIRSHEGPDARSDREDMGNMLCGYSVDHEVESGKLYTIFSASNLSQGSRNYENEGSYAVLEPPSFTEPKFVSYTVENVPRSLHQNISVGSSAQQEIMWENRSAHGFASMGISNPPSWTVSLPSEPSQILQLQEPSQVFEGLPLPNTIEEPHKSNYDYLFRLISALKQEVQIRDTREKELMDHLTKTKATLEVISQMSSSL; this is encoded by the exons ATGCCGTCTCCAG AAATCTCGAAAAGGGTTTTAGATGCGAAGCTCGAAGCTTGCAGGTTCGCCTTCTTGAAGCTAAGCGCGGTGAAGACGACCAAGATGAAGAGCTATAAGCAGCTGCGCACTTTGCTTATGCTGAAAGAGATATCTCGTCGTGGTGCTGATCGTGACTTTCTTAAA GATTCGGAGAATAGTGTGACCAGAATCCTCTGTTCGGTCTTAAAGCAAGTG GTGAGTAACGCAGACCGTTCTTTAAAGTCACTTCGCGGGTTTCACTACGAGACATTAGACGAACAAGAGAAGCAACACGTGAACAGAATGATATCAAGCGTACAAGGAATGTGCAGTAGAAAATACGAACCAGAGACCGTTGATCATCATCTAGACGACATGACTGAGCCGATGGAGATGGAGATTTACTTAGGAAACGGAGACGACTCTTTCAGCGACATTGTTCTGGAGCCGATCACATGGCCTCTGGAGTCTCAGCTAACTCCCGAATGGGTCGAGAGCTTAACCGGGTTACTAAACCAGTTCACCTGGAAGAACTCTGTTCCTTCCGAGTTTCCTTCTACATTACCATTCTCTGTTGCCGTTTCTCTGGTGGACTGCGCGGCTCAGATTCTAGACAAAGAACCTAACTGCGTTAGAATCAGTTGCTGCGGTGATAGTTCAAGAGTGGTTGTGGTTGGAGATCTCCACGGACAGTTCCACGACCTCCTCAAAATCTTTGATCAGTCAGGAAGGCCCTCGGAGAGCCAGTGGTTTGTGTTCAACGGTAATTACATCGGTCGAGGAGGCTCTTGGAGCTTAGAAGTGTTCTTGGTCCTCTTAGCTTGGAAGATTCTGATGCCTGAGAGGGTGTTCTTACTCCGAGGTAGCTCTGAGACGAGAGTTTCTGCCGAAGAGCTTGGTTTCTTGAAAGAGACGTGTGATAGATACGGCGACCAGGGTCAGGTGCTGTACTCCAAGTGCATAGATTGTTTCGGAATGTTACCTTTGGCTTCGGTGGTGGCGGATAGCGTCTACACAACTCATGGAGGTCTCTTTCAAAGCTCTGAGGTCCATGAAGATAGCGCGCCTTTACTGTTGGGTTCTTTAGAGGAGCTTGAGAAGGTTGAGAGGAGACAAGTCGGTGAGAATGTGACTCTTGACCATGTGTTATGGTCGTGTCCATGGATGGCTGATGGTCTGAGCGAGAGTAATTACAAGGGACTTCTTTGGGGAGCTGATTGCACTGAAAGTTTTCTTAAACAATCCAACTTAAAG GTGATTATAAGATCACATGAAGGGCCTGATGCAAGATCAGATCGAGAGGATATGGGAAACATGTTGTGCGGATACTCAGTAGATCATGAAGTGGAGTCTGGGAAGCTTTATACGATCTTCAGTGCTTCAAATCTCTCACAG GGTTCGAGAAATTATGAAAACGAAGGATCATATGCTGTTCTTGAACCTCCGAGCTTCACAGAGCCCAAGTTTGTTTCTTACACTGTTGAAAACGTCCCAAGG TCACTACATCAAAACATAAGCGTTGGATCTTCAGCTCAACAAGAGATAATGTGGGAGAACAGATCAGCACACGGTTTTGCGTCAATGGGGATATCTAATCCGCCTTCTTGGACAGTGTCTTTGCCAAGTGAGCCGAGTCAGATCCTTCAGCTTCAAGAGCCTTCTCAGGTCTTTGAAGGTCTTCCTCTTCCAAACACCATTGAG GAGCCTCACAAATCAAACTATGACTACTTGTTCAGACTCATAAGCGCTCTTAAGCAGGAGGTTCAGATTAGG GACACGCGCGAGAAAGAATTG ATGGATCATTTGACGAAGACAAAAGCTACATTGGAGGTCATAAGCCAAATGTCATCTTCTCTCTGA
- the LOC106319067 gene encoding histone H3.3: MARTKQTARKSTGGKAPRKQLATKAARKSAPTTGGVKKPHRYRPGTVALREIRKYQKSTELLIRKLPFQRLVREIAQDFKTDLRFQSHAVLALQEAAEAYLVGLFEDTNLCAIHAKRVTIMPKDIQLARRIRGERA; this comes from the exons ATGGCTCGTACGAAGCAAACCGCTAGAAAGTCCACCGGAGGCAAAGCTCCCAGGAAGCAGCTCGCCACCAAG GCGGCGAGGAAGTCTGCTCCGACGACCGGAGGAGTCAAGAAGCCGCACCGTTACCGTCCAGGAACCGTCGCGCTTCGTGAGATCAGGAAGTACCAGAAGAGCACGGAGCTCTTGATCCGTAAGCTTCCTTTCCAGCGTCTGGTTCGTGAAATCGCTCAGGACTTCAAGACGGATCTGAGGTTCCAGAGCCACGCCGTGTTGGCTCTCCAGGAGGCGGCTGAGGCGTACCTTGTGGGTTTGTTTGAGGATACTAATCTCTGCGCGATTCACGCCAAGAGGGTCACGATCATGCCCAAGGATATTCAGTTGGCCAGGAGGATTCGTGGTGAACGTGCTTAA
- the LOC106326199 gene encoding auxin-responsive protein SAUR22-like — protein sequence MAGVIGKCSKIRHIVKLRQMLRQWRSKARISSVRRCVPSDVPSGYVAVHVGSSCRRFVVRATHLNHPIIRSLLAKAEEEFGFANHGPLVIPCEESVFEESIRLITRSCRFTCTDGLKKNRHGGNRSKLDRLIESRPLLHDVSKKTIIW from the coding sequence ATGGCTGGAGTTATCGGAAAATGCAGCAAGATCCGCCATATTGTGAAGCTGAGACAGATGCTCCGGCAATGGCGGAGCAAGGCGCGAATTTCCTCTGTCAGACGCTGTGTGCCGTCGGATGTGCCGTCAGGATACGTGGCGGTCCACGTTGGAAGCAGTTGCAGGAGATTCGTGGTGCGCGCGACGCATCTGAACCACCCCATCATCAGGAGCCTCTTGGCCAAAGCCGAGGAGGAGTTCGGTTTTGCGAACCACGGTCCGTTGGTTATCCCATGTGAAGAATCGGTTTTTGAGGAATCGATTCGGTTAATAACTCGGTCATGTCGGTTTACTTGTACCGACGGTTTAAAGAAGAACCGCCACGGTGGCAATAGGAGCAAGCTGGATCGTCTGATCGAATCTCGGCCGTTGCTTCACGACGTTTCCAAGAAGACTATCATCTGGTGA
- the LOC106325041 gene encoding uncharacterized protein LOC106325041: MSPSPIVSGDPNLTTCLYQTDHGVFHLTWSRTFLGGHSLNLFLHSQDYYNNHSSPLSFSSLSSLASFRLTLNTLTFWRKRGSKLISSNIQVLWDLTRAKFESGSEPRSGFYVAVIVDGEVGLLVGDSGDARVKSPAKPQALVMRKEHVFGGSVFTTKARFGGKNREIKIDCCVDEDARLCFSVDSKMVLEVKRLRWKFRGNERVEIDGVAVQISWDVYSWLFQGKGLGHAVFMFRFESDPEERGGNGNDVVLWKPRKCGSGFKGMVEWRKMRRRFVKSKRSSSSSSMSMSSASSACSSSVLEWASSADESEYGGGGSSGLGSGNGLGFSLLVYAWIK; encoded by the coding sequence ATGTCTCCATCTCCCATAGTCTCCGGCGATCCGAACCTAACAACTTGTCTTTACCAAACAGACCACGGCGTGTTCCATCTAACATGGTCACGCACCTTCTTAGGAGGCCACTCTTTAAACCTCTTCCTCCACTCTCAAGACTACTACAACAACCACTCTTCCCCTCTCTCCTTCTCCTCCCTCTCCTCCTTAGCCTCCTTCCGCCTCACCTTAAACACATTGACCTTCTGGAGAAAACGCGGATCCAAACTCATCTCCTCGAATATCCAAGTCCTCTGGGACTTGACCCGCGCCAAATTCGAATCCGGATCCGAGCCAAGATCCGGATTCTACGTGGCTGTGATCGTCGACGGAGAGGTGGGACTCTTGGTCGGAGACTCCGGCGACGCTCGGGTGAAGTCGCCGGCGAAACCGCAAGCTCTGGTGATGAGGAAAGAGCACGTGTTCGGAGGTAGCGTGTTCACCACGAAAGCTAGGTTTGGCGGTAAGAACAGAGAGATCAAGATCGATTGTTGTGTGGACGAGGACGCGAGGTTATGTTTCAGCGTGGATTCGAAGATGGTTTTGGAGGTCAAGCGGCTGAGGTGGAAGTTCAGGGGGAACGAGAGGGTGGAGATCGACGGAGTGGCGGTTCAGATCTCGTGGGATGTTTATAGTTGGCTGTTTCAGGGGAAGGGTTTAGGACACGCTGTGTTTATGTTCCGGTTCGAGAGCGATCCAGAGGAGAGAGGGGGGAACGGAAACGACGTCGTTTTGTGGAAGCCGAGAAAGTGTGGGAGTGGGTTTAAAGGGATGGTGGAGTGGAGGAAGATGAGGAGGAGATTTGTTAAGAGTAAGAGGAGCTCTTCGTCTTCTTCAATGTCGATGTCTTCAGCTTCGTCGGCTTGTAGCTCGTCGGTTTTGGAGTGGGCTAGTAGTGCTGATGAGTCCGAGTACGGTGGAGGAGGATCTTCCGGTTTAGGTTCTGGTAATGGTCTTGGATTCTCCTTGCTGGTTTACGCGTGGATTAAGTGA